One part of the Anaeromyxobacter sp. Fw109-5 genome encodes these proteins:
- the yhbY gene encoding ribosome assembly RNA-binding protein YhbY gives MPAPTNPKKRALMPSTRLRKTLRAAGHHLSPVVQVGKEGVTEAVLRQLDEALSAHELVKVKIGTETPEDRFEAADRLGADSGAQVAQILGRTILVYRRHPEKPRYEAPTARPALKELESPAPRTRGKARRSPARGAKGPARGAKPGRGAKGAARGAKPARGAARTRSR, from the coding sequence ATGCCCGCACCGACGAACCCGAAGAAGCGCGCCCTCATGCCCTCGACCCGGCTCCGCAAGACGCTCCGCGCGGCCGGGCACCACCTCTCGCCCGTCGTGCAGGTCGGGAAGGAGGGGGTCACCGAGGCGGTCCTGCGCCAGCTCGACGAGGCGCTCTCCGCGCACGAGCTCGTGAAGGTGAAGATCGGCACGGAGACCCCCGAGGATCGCTTCGAGGCGGCGGACCGGCTCGGCGCGGACAGCGGCGCGCAGGTGGCGCAGATCCTCGGCCGCACGATCCTGGTGTACCGCCGGCACCCGGAGAAGCCGCGCTACGAGGCCCCCACCGCGCGCCCCGCACTGAAGGAGCTGGAGAGCCCCGCGCCCCGCACCCGCGGCAAGGCCCGCCGCTCCCCGGCGCGCGGCGCGAAGGGGCCGGCGCGCGGCGCGAAGCCTGGGCGCGGCGCGAAGGGGGCGGCGCGCGGCGCGAAGCCCGCGCGCGGCGCGGCGCGGACGCGGTCCAGGTAG